The window CCAGCGCCGCCACGTCCGGCAGGGTCAGCGTGTCGGCGGGGCGGCTGGAAAACGACACGTTGCCGATCTCGCGGCCCAGTGCCGCACTCAGGCCGCGCTGCGCGGTGTCCAGGCTAGAGGTCGCCTGAAGCTGCGTACCCTGCGCGGCCTGCACGTTCGCCTGGGCGTTCAGGACGGCCTCGGTGGTGGCGTTTCCGGCGCTCTGCTGGGCCTGCCGAACCGTCAACTCGCGCTGGCGCTGCGCCAGGGTGCGGGTCGCCAGCTCCAGCTCCTGTTGTGCCAGCACGGCGCCGAAGTACTGCTGCGCGACATTCAGGCGGGCTGTCAGCTCCGAGCTGCGCAGCTGCGCCTGCGAGAGGTTCAGGGCACGCTGCGCGGCGTACAGGCCGTACTGGTTGCTGGACCAGGGCAGGATGCCCAGGCTGACCTGCACCCCGGCGCTGCCGCCCAGGTCACCGGGCACGCTGGTGGGCGTGCCGTTGGCAGTCGTGCTGTAAGGCCCGGTGTAGGTGGCGTTGCCGTTCACGCTGACGCTGAGGCCCCGCGCGGTGCGGGCGGCGTTCAGGTTGGTCTGCGCCACCTGCACGCTCAGGGCCGCCTGCGTCACGCTGGGCGACTGCGCCAGGCTTTGCAGCGCCGCGTCCAGCGTCAGGGGCGTGGCGGGCGGGGCAGCCGGGGTCGCCGTTTGCGCCAGCGCCGCGCCGCACAGCAGGGCCGCACTCAGGATCGGGAATCTCATGCGTCCACTGTCGCCTTTTTTCACGAAGGCCGCGTGAACGGTTTTTGAAGATTTGTCGAAGACCATCTCCTGTCGGTGGTGCCGCGCCGGACTGACCTGCGCCGCGCCGGCCAGGGCGGCTGGGGCGGCCTCCCCTCTTCTCCAAACCTTCACAGGCCGCGCTTATGCTGGCCCTCATGAGCGCCTTACTGTTGATCGTGGAGGATGAACCGCAACTGGCCGAGGTGCTGGAAGCCTACGCGCAACAGGAAGGCTACCGAACCGAACGCGCCGGCAACGGCGAGCAGGCCCTGGGCCTTTTCCGCGCCGCGCGCCCCGACCTGATCCTGCTGGACGTGATGCTGCCCGGCAAAAGCGGTCTGGAAGTCCTGAAGTCGGTGCGGGCCGCCGGGCACACGCCGGTCATCATGGTCACCGCCCGCTCCGAGGAATCGGACCAGATCGTGGGCCTGGAACTGGGCGCGGACGATTACGTGGTCAAGCCCTTTCGCCCGCGCGAGGTGATGGCCCGCGTCAAGGCGGTGCTGCGCCGCGTGCAGGTCGCGCTGGATCAGGACGAGAAACCCCTGCGGGTAGGGCCCCTGGAAGTCGACCGGCGGGCCGTGCAGGTGCGGGTGGGCGGGCACCTGCTGAACCTGACTCCCGCCGAGTACCGGCTGCTGGCCCACCTGGCCGCCGCCCCGGGCCGCGCCTTCACGCGCGACGAACTGCTGAGCGGCGCCCTGGCCGACAGCGGCGCGCTGGAGCGCGTGGTGGACGCCCACCTCGCCAGCGTGCGGCGCAAGCTGGAGGCGGCGGCCAGGTGGGCCTGCTGCACACCGTGCGCGGGGTGGGCTACCGGCTGGAGGCGTCTTGAAGCTGCGCCCGCTGCCCCTGAAAGTCACGCTGCTGCTGGCGATGCTGACGGTGGTGCTGGTGTCGGTGGGCGGCACCTTCGCGTTTTCCAGCCTGGCGGTGCAGCGCGAATTCCGTAAATTGCCGCCCGACATCCAGACATACCTCCGTTCACGCGACGCGGCCCTGCGCCGGGGCGAAACGCCGCCCGCCCCACCGGTGCGCCCTTCCTCCGAGCGCTCAACCTCCGAGAGACCATCGTCTGCCGCCGCCGCGAGCCGCCCCAGTGCCACTACCTCTGCCCCCTCCACGGCCAGCAACCGCGCTGACCGTCCGCCCTGGCCGGTGCGGCAGGTCGACTGGCTGCGAGGCGTGCAGCGCCAGCTGCTGCAAATCGGCCTGGTGGCGGTGGCCGTCTCGGCGCTGCTGGCGCTGTGGCTGGCCCGCCGCATTGCCCGGCCGCTCACGGTGGTCTCGCGGGCGGCCGGGCGCCTGGCGGCCGGGGAATTGCAGGTGCGCGTGCCGGTGCCCACCATGGATCGCGAACTCGCGGCCCTGGCGCACAGCTTCAACGGCATGGCGCACAACCTCGAGCAACTGGAAGCCGAACGCCGCCAGGCCGTGGCCGACATCGCCCACGAGCTGCGCACGCCGCTGGCGATCATGCAGGCCAGGCTGGACGCCATGGAGGACGGCATCTACCCCATGAGCAGCGAACAGATCGCGCTGCTCAGCACCCAGACCCAGCTGCTGACACGCCTGGTCGGTGACCTGCGCACCCTGACGCTGCTGGACGCCGGGCAACTGGCCCTGAACCGGCGCGACACCGACCTGGGTGAACTGGCGCAGGCGGTCACGGCGGGCCTTCAGACGCAGGCGCTGGAGCGCGGCGTTCAGTTACACGTGGTGCAGGCGGACGCCGCCCCGGTGTGCGCCGACCCGGATCGCCTGCGCCAGGTGCTGTCGAACCTGATCGAGAACGCCCTGCGGCACGCCCGTGCCCATGTGGACGTCAGCGTCAGCGTGCAGGGCGCGGAGGTGGCGCTGCATGTCGACGATGACGGCGCGGGCATCCCGGCGGAAAAGCGGCAGCAGGTCTTTACGCGCTTCACGCGCCTGGACGAAAGCCGCAGCCGCGACGCCGGGGGCAGTGGCCTGGGCCTGTCCATCGTGCAGGCCCTCGCCACCGCCCACGGCGGCAGCGCCCGCGCAGAAGCCAGTCCGCTGGGCGGGGCCCGCCTGAGCGTCACGGTTCCCCTCGGGGTGCCCGACCCGCCGGGCTGAACCCTCTGGATGGAGCACCACCACCCACTCCGCGCCCACCGCGCCTTCAGCGGGTACGGGTGACCTTACTCAGCAGCGGCGGCTGATCCGGATCAAGGCCCCGGTGCAGTGCCAGGTGCGCGGCGAACAGGTAAAAGGTCATGGCGCACGCCACCGGGTCGGTCAGCAGGTGGCCGGTCTGGGGCGTTTGCAGGGTGCTGTCCGTGGCCGGGCCGATGGTGCGCAGGTCGGCGCGTGACCCCACCAGGTCGGCATACGCGGCCTGCACGGCGGGCCACGCAGCGTCCGCCGAGGTGAAGCCCAGCAGCGGCAGGCCCTCCACCAGCAGGCGCTTGGGGCCGTGGCTGAACTCGGCGGCGCTGTACGCTTCGGCGTGTACGCCGCTGGTTTCCTTGAGCTTCAGGGCGGCCTCGTGCGCCACGCCGTAATTCAGGCCGCGCGCCAGCACGATCAGGTTTTCCGCAAAACGGTAACGCTCCGCCAGTTCGGCGGCGGCGCCCTCCAGTTCCAGCACGGCCGTCAGGCGAGCCGGCAGCTGCGCCAGGGCGGTGGTCAGCGCCGCGTCGCCGTGCAGGCCCGCGATGACCGGCAGCAGGGCCGTGAGGCTGGCCAGGAAACTTTTGGTGGCCGCCACCGCCCGCTCCTCGCCGCAGCGCAGCGGCAGGCTGAATTCTGCCGCGCGGGCGAGGTCGCTGTCCTCCACGTTGACCAGCGCGACCGTCAGGGCACCCTGCTCGCGGGCCACGCGCACGTTTTCCACCACGTCGGGGCTGGCCCCACTTTGCGACACTGCCAGCACCAGGGCGCCCGCCAGGTTCAGGCGCGTGCCGTACAGCGTCAGCACGCTGGGGCCGAGGCTGGCGACCGGCAGGCCCAGTTGCGTTTCCAGCGCGTACTTGATGACCGTGCAGGCATGGTCACTGCTGCCCCGTGCCACCGTCACGGCGTAAGCGGGCCGGCGCTCGCGCAGGGCCTGCACCAGGGCCGCCACCAGCGGCTCATTCTCGGTCAGTTGCCGCGCAATGACTTGCGGCGCTTCTCGCGTTTCCAGCAGCATCAACGGATCGCTCATGCCTTACCGTACCAGGTTGCCTTAATATGCCTGTTTAGCCCTTTATCCATCGACCACGCTTCACGCACCCCTCAGGACTGGCGGACAGCTTCCACGAACCAGCCGGTGACGACATCGGGGCGGGTGATGGCGCTGCCGACCACCACCGCATGAGCCCCGCTTTTCAGGGCCTGCGCCGCCTCGGCCGGCGTGTTCAGGCGCCCCTCGGCGATAAACGCCAGCCCGGCCCCGCGCAGCTCCTCCATCAGTGCCCAGTCGGGGGTGGACAGCGGCCGGCTGTACGGCGTGTACCCCGCCAGGGTGGTGCCCACGATGTCCGCGCCCAGGTCGTAAGCCTGCTGCGCTTCTTCCAGGGTACTAATGTCGGCCATCACCAGCGCCCCGGCGTCATGAATGGCCCTGAAGATGTCCGCCAGGGGTTCGGGTCGGGGCCGCCGGGTGGCGTCCAGGGCCACGATCTCACACCCCAGTTCAGCCAGCCGCACGGCCTCGGTGCGGGTGGGGGTGATGTACACGTCGGTATCGTCGCGGTCTGTTTTCGTCAGGCCGATGAGGGGCAAGTCGGTGACGGCCCGCACGGCCTGCACGTCGTCGAAGCCCTGGATGCGCAACCCCGCTGCGCCGCCCTTGACGGCGGCCAGCGCCAGGCGGCTGATGAT is drawn from Deinococcus fonticola and contains these coding sequences:
- a CDS encoding TolC family protein — encoded protein: MKVWRRGEAAPAALAGAAQVSPARHHRQEMVFDKSSKTVHAAFVKKGDSGRMRFPILSAALLCGAALAQTATPAAPPATPLTLDAALQSLAQSPSVTQAALSVQVAQTNLNAARTARGLSVSVNGNATYTGPYSTTANGTPTSVPGDLGGSAGVQVSLGILPWSSNQYGLYAAQRALNLSQAQLRSSELTARLNVAQQYFGAVLAQQELELATRTLAQRQRELTVRQAQQSAGNATTEAVLNAQANVQAAQGTQLQATSSLDTAQRGLSAALGREIGNVSFSSRPADTLTLPDVAALVASARAGRPEVIDAQNDLAAAQEALEQQERAVKLPDVTASARYGPAGSGGLSTSLNLQAGTASVGYSVPFGNDSTPNRVVASISGSYTVFSPAQKAQLSAAQAAVTQARLTLSVQQQNVELDVRSKYSTLQIALLTAQSKVSAVQVAQSTLATARTRLQAGTATADDVTAAELGVAQAERDLLAARISAQLALISLQNAAVRIN
- a CDS encoding response regulator transcription factor, translating into MSALLLIVEDEPQLAEVLEAYAQQEGYRTERAGNGEQALGLFRAARPDLILLDVMLPGKSGLEVLKSVRAAGHTPVIMVTARSEESDQIVGLELGADDYVVKPFRPREVMARVKAVLRRVQVALDQDEKPLRVGPLEVDRRAVQVRVGGHLLNLTPAEYRLLAHLAAAPGRAFTRDELLSGALADSGALERVVDAHLASVRRKLEAAARWACCTPCAGWATGWRRLEAAPAAPESHAAAGDADGGAGVGGRHLRVFQPGGAARIP
- a CDS encoding ATP-binding protein, with protein sequence MLTVVLVSVGGTFAFSSLAVQREFRKLPPDIQTYLRSRDAALRRGETPPAPPVRPSSERSTSERPSSAAAASRPSATTSAPSTASNRADRPPWPVRQVDWLRGVQRQLLQIGLVAVAVSALLALWLARRIARPLTVVSRAAGRLAAGELQVRVPVPTMDRELAALAHSFNGMAHNLEQLEAERRQAVADIAHELRTPLAIMQARLDAMEDGIYPMSSEQIALLSTQTQLLTRLVGDLRTLTLLDAGQLALNRRDTDLGELAQAVTAGLQTQALERGVQLHVVQADAAPVCADPDRLRQVLSNLIENALRHARAHVDVSVSVQGAEVALHVDDDGAGIPAEKRQQVFTRFTRLDESRSRDAGGSGLGLSIVQALATAHGGSARAEASPLGGARLSVTVPLGVPDPPG
- a CDS encoding SIS domain-containing protein, encoding MSDPLMLLETREAPQVIARQLTENEPLVAALVQALRERRPAYAVTVARGSSDHACTVIKYALETQLGLPVASLGPSVLTLYGTRLNLAGALVLAVSQSGASPDVVENVRVAREQGALTVALVNVEDSDLARAAEFSLPLRCGEERAVAATKSFLASLTALLPVIAGLHGDAALTTALAQLPARLTAVLELEGAAAELAERYRFAENLIVLARGLNYGVAHEAALKLKETSGVHAEAYSAAEFSHGPKRLLVEGLPLLGFTSADAAWPAVQAAYADLVGSRADLRTIGPATDSTLQTPQTGHLLTDPVACAMTFYLFAAHLALHRGLDPDQPPLLSKVTRTR
- a CDS encoding N-acetylmannosamine-6-phosphate 2-epimerase, yielding MNALLKSLKGQLVVSCQANPDSPLRDPYIISRLALAAVKGGAAGLRIQGFDDVQAVRAVTDLPLIGLTKTDRDDTDVYITPTRTEAVRLAELGCEIVALDATRRPRPEPLADIFRAIHDAGALVMADISTLEEAQQAYDLGADIVGTTLAGYTPYSRPLSTPDWALMEELRGAGLAFIAEGRLNTPAEAAQALKSGAHAVVVGSAITRPDVVTGWFVEAVRQS